In Sulfurihydrogenibium sp., a single genomic region encodes these proteins:
- the ndk gene encoding nucleoside-diphosphate kinase, with protein sequence MERTLVIAKPDAVRKNVVGKIISRLEDEGFKLVALKKVKLTREQAGQFYIVHKDRPFYGELCDFMSSGPIVPMVWEGENVIARVREIMGATDPSKAAEGTLRKLYGTNVGENAVHGSDSPESAAYEIPFFFSGIELVG encoded by the coding sequence ATGGAAAGGACTTTAGTAATCGCTAAACCAGATGCCGTAAGAAAAAATGTTGTAGGTAAAATTATTTCAAGGTTAGAGGATGAAGGGTTTAAACTTGTTGCACTAAAAAAAGTAAAATTAACAAGGGAACAGGCAGGACAATTTTATATTGTACATAAAGATAGACCTTTTTATGGTGAACTTTGTGATTTTATGTCTTCCGGACCAATAGTTCCTATGGTATGGGAAGGAGAGAATGTAATTGCAAGAGTTAGAGAAATAATGGGAGCAACTGACCCATCAAAAGCAGCAGAAGGAACTTTAAGAAAGCTTTACGGAACTAATGTAGGAGAAAATGCAGTTCATGGTTCAGATTCTCCGGAATCAGCTGCATATGAAATACCTTTTTTCTTTAGCGGGATAGAGCTTGTGGGATAA
- a CDS encoding bacterio-opsin activator, which produces MVIEITGLPPTEINEKDLEHLVGRVFFKSIDLLGGLNKLTEFRTLTWLPSLARSAYVIVLREEYLKTEEEIAEKVGLTKNTVRNILRADPTLAMEKIKKMEELAKEEVKELRVHTAGGIAKLAYKMVKEGSDAETLIHYCSITATEVAQALEVPWAYTVLKHIKGIKYPIQDTTELKERLKGVKIKNYSAEEVLDKVHYPIRMPAQLLHEIKLAISGMNS; this is translated from the coding sequence ATGGTTATTGAAATTACAGGATTACCACCAACAGAAATTAATGAAAAAGATTTAGAACATCTTGTCGGTAGAGTATTCTTCAAATCTATCGATTTACTCGGTGGCTTAAACAAACTAACAGAGTTTAGAACTTTAACATGGCTTCCAAGCTTAGCAAGGTCTGCATATGTCATAGTTTTAAGAGAAGAGTATCTTAAAACAGAAGAAGAAATAGCTGAAAAAGTCGGATTAACGAAAAACACTGTAAGAAATATTTTAAGAGCTGACCCAACCTTAGCAATGGAAAAAATAAAAAAGATGGAAGAATTAGCAAAAGAAGAAGTCAAAGAATTAAGAGTTCATACAGCTGGCGGTATTGCTAAACTTGCCTACAAAATGGTCAAAGAAGGTAGCGATGCAGAAACATTAATTCACTACTGCAGTATCACAGCTACAGAAGTTGCTCAAGCTCTTGAAGTTCCATGGGCTTATACAGTGTTAAAACATATTAAGGGTATTAAATATCCAATTCAGGATACTACAGAATTAAAAGAAAGATTAAAAGGAGTAAAAATTAAAAACTACTCCGCAGAAGAAGTTTTAGATAAAGTACACTATCCTATAAGAATGCCGGCTCAACTTTTACATGAAATTAAATTAGCTATTTCTGGAATGAATAGTTAA
- a CDS encoding KaiC domain-containing protein, whose product MADEYREELQEEQRKPEPDLTAVFTGSQALEKAPEIYGVPTGIEGLDDLFFIVKPVKKKLEKVSLKGIPAYSVMNLTGVSDTGKSLMAEQFTVFRANQGDKVAFITVESPANFVVASLKLRAAAMGLNFDDFQDNIILIDAASSTRIRENVPDLLATLAYVIKTYKVKFTVIDSVTGLFENKEMLARAIVRRLFNFMKKWYQTAIFVSQKRSGHEELTAEAAGGYAVGHIVDGTMVLAKELIDSPYKAKMYKKEIGDIVRLFRIDGCRMSGHDTRTHFLEITETGLVKIKEPIGG is encoded by the coding sequence ATGGCTGACGAATATCGTGAAGAATTACAAGAAGAACAGCGAAAACCAGAGCCAGACCTTACAGCAGTTTTTACCGGTTCTCAAGCCTTAGAAAAAGCTCCAGAAATCTACGGAGTTCCAACAGGAATTGAAGGCTTAGACGATTTATTTTTTATTGTAAAACCAGTCAAAAAGAAGTTGGAAAAAGTGTCATTAAAGGGAATCCCGGCATATTCTGTAATGAATTTAACCGGTGTCTCAGATACAGGAAAATCTTTAATGGCAGAACAGTTTACCGTTTTCCGTGCAAATCAGGGTGATAAGGTAGCATTTATTACCGTTGAATCTCCGGCTAACTTTGTTGTTGCTTCTTTAAAGCTAAGGGCAGCAGCTATGGGATTAAATTTTGACGATTTTCAGGACAATATAATTTTAATCGATGCAGCCTCTTCGACAAGAATAAGAGAAAATGTACCGGATTTACTTGCTACTTTAGCTTATGTTATTAAAACTTACAAAGTAAAATTTACAGTTATCGATTCAGTAACTGGTCTTTTTGAAAACAAAGAAATGTTAGCAAGGGCAATAGTTAGAAGATTATTTAATTTTATGAAAAAATGGTATCAAACCGCTATCTTTGTATCTCAAAAGAGAAGCGGTCATGAGGAGTTAACAGCTGAAGCTGCAGGTGGTTATGCGGTAGGTCATATAGTGGACGGAACTATGGTTTTAGCTAAAGAGTTAATAGATTCTCCATATAAAGCAAAAATGTATAAAAAAGAAATAGGAGATATTGTTAGATTGTTTAGAATTGATGGTTGTAGAATGTCTGGACATGATACAAGAACGCATTTTCTTGAAATCACAGAAACAGGATTGGTTAAAATAAAAGAGCCTATAGGAGGATAG
- a CDS encoding IS200/IS605 family accessory protein TnpB-related protein gives MITLQCLLEFQNTQDKEIVLNLMRRFSSAMRYAYQRLLEGEKRKDLKKQLSKLFNINTRYSDDAIFLAQSTISSCEERGQNPKKLIFGSRKLFEQLKRNHLTGKRIRKLKAKWKESRQGNLYSRGDKSKQGNLNLRFQWVNDELYLRINTGDRQYIYAKVIRDVKREKDKWIDFMFMLENAYQTNQWFPYSVRLKTKNGKLYAFISIEEKTPPIKIKKDNGIIGIDVNAYPFHLALAFASKDGNLEKYQSINLNELLEANSEKRQYSEWQIAHKIIEIAKEEKKAISIENLNKLPKGKRGDGFAKLRGRLQKWSYKRLLNKIEILARRNGIEIIKVNPAYTSVIGKLKYAPQYNMDKDIAGAYVIARRGLGYKERLPKNYKQLLNDTDFLSYTIARIEDNIAKLKQKLKEEKNEYKRNKLKSKLTKLRKNLKTLQKHLESGKSESSSQQPVNQRKEQVRGLPAGRHKSWQVLSIALAFCCLERSYRDLSPLKRVIVSKDWIAVANRLAPVLGAGTMTLPKYRLLGSEVSEMAEYKYPNPSCANFVQFG, from the coding sequence ATGATAACACTGCAATGTCTACTTGAATTTCAAAATACGCAAGATAAAGAGATTGTATTAAATTTAATGCGTAGATTTTCATCTGCTATGAGATATGCATACCAAAGATTATTAGAAGGCGAAAAAAGAAAAGATTTAAAAAAACAACTATCAAAACTATTTAACATAAATACAAGATACTCAGATGATGCAATATTCTTAGCACAGTCAACTATCTCATCATGCGAAGAAAGAGGTCAAAATCCAAAAAAGCTTATATTTGGTTCAAGAAAATTATTTGAGCAATTAAAGAGAAACCATCTAACAGGAAAAAGAATAAGAAAATTAAAAGCAAAATGGAAAGAAAGTAGACAAGGGAATTTATATTCAAGAGGAGATAAATCTAAACAAGGAAATCTAAATTTAAGATTTCAGTGGGTTAACGATGAATTGTATTTGAGAATAAACACAGGGGATAGACAGTATATCTACGCAAAAGTAATTAGAGATGTTAAAAGAGAGAAAGATAAATGGATAGATTTTATGTTTATGCTGGAAAATGCATATCAGACAAATCAGTGGTTTCCGTACAGTGTTAGATTAAAAACAAAGAATGGTAAATTATACGCTTTTATATCTATAGAAGAGAAAACACCACCTATCAAAATCAAAAAAGACAATGGAATAATAGGTATAGATGTAAATGCTTACCCATTTCATCTTGCATTAGCTTTTGCAAGCAAAGATGGAAATTTAGAGAAATATCAAAGCATTAATTTAAACGAATTATTAGAAGCAAACTCAGAAAAAAGACAATACTCAGAATGGCAAATAGCACATAAGATAATAGAGATAGCAAAGGAAGAAAAGAAGGCAATATCTATAGAAAATCTAAATAAACTACCAAAAGGCAAAAGAGGAGATGGATTTGCAAAGTTAAGAGGAAGACTACAAAAATGGAGCTATAAAAGGCTATTAAACAAAATAGAAATACTGGCAAGAAGAAACGGGATAGAAATAATAAAAGTCAATCCTGCATACACATCAGTAATTGGAAAGCTAAAATATGCACCACAATACAACATGGACAAAGATATAGCAGGAGCTTACGTAATAGCGAGGAGAGGATTGGGATATAAAGAAAGATTACCTAAGAATTACAAGCAGCTCCTAAACGATACTGATTTTCTATCATACACTATAGCAAGAATTGAAGACAATATTGCAAAATTAAAACAAAAGCTAAAAGAAGAGAAAAACGAATACAAAAGAAACAAACTTAAAAGCAAATTAACAAAACTAAGAAAAAATCTAAAAACATTACAAAAACACTTAGAAAGTGGAAAGAGCGAGTCATCTTCCCAACAACCTGTAAACCAACGGAAGGAACAGGTGAGGGGTCTGCCTGCAGGTAGACATAAAAGCTGGCAAGTTCTTTCCATAGCTTTAGCCTTCTGCTGTCTTGAAAGATCATACAGAGATCTTTCTCCTTTAAAGCGTGTAATCGTTTCAAAGGATTGGATAGCAGTGGCTAATAGGTTAGCTCCTGTGCTTGGTGCAGGGACTATGACACTTCCAAAATACCGCCTGTTGGGGTCGGAAGTGTCTGAAATGGCGGAATACAAATACCCCAACCCAAGCTGTGCAAATTTTGTACAGTTTGGTTGA